The genome window TTGATCTGTTTTTCTTGTGACAAGGCTGTGTCCATTCAATCACCTTTCTTTTAACTGGAACCTCGTTGAATTATAGTTGCTGAAATTCCTAGGCACTTATTCTGTGGAGGCTGGTGAAATTGGATAATTGTAATTTAATATAAGTTTATTATTGTATTGGCTAGTGGAGCTGGATATATGTTGTCCATTTGATTTGTTCTTGTTGCGAAATTGGAGTTGCCCAGCAACTGacaaatttatttgttttttccttcttcaggTATGATCCTTCAACTGGTATTTATGGTATGGACTTTTATGTTGTTCTGGAGCGTCCAGGGTACAGAGTGGGTCGTCGCCGCAGATGCAAGTCACGTGTCGGAATTCAGCACAGAGTGACTAAAGAGGATGCAATGAAGTGGTTCCAAGTCAAATATGAAGGAGTTATCCTGAACAAGTCTCAGAATATTGGAGCTTAGGAAGATGCCTTTACTATCTATGTTAGTTTTTGGAAATTGTTGTTGGCTGAATTTTGTGCAAAACTGTAACTTGAGTTACAATTTGACTTGATGTTTATGAATTGGTAGAATCTAAATTACTATTTTGTTGATTCTGTAGTGGTTATTGTGATAAACCAGCCGGGTGCTACATTAAGCAATTCCATTTGCATCTCTATATTGGTTGGTTTGTGgtgtttgaaagaaaaaaaagtttcttttttttatgaacgtatattgattttaatttcgTTAACTTAGTGTATGAGAGGATTCAAACCGTCATGCTGTTATTTATTTGCTGTTCCTAAGTTGTGCAAAATGTGTTGGGAGTCTCGTTTCTGTGTACAATAAAAATGTCATCAAAGTTCACTTACAATTGGTGCAAATATTGTCTCCCAGATCTACTCGATTTCGATCACCTCTGGTAGCGCATACGAATATGAACAACGAACCAGGAAAAGTAATGAAACACTCTCCTTCTCTCAGAAATATATgcgtgtatgtatgtatgtatacatgagaaattgaaaaataatagtGCAGAAACATTGCGGGGCAAATCTCCTTTGGCAGTGGGTATACAAATTTAGGGCTTGGAAGCACCTGAACTTGAAGTGGCTGCCTGCCAATGGAGTAGTTGCCCAGTAATGCAATTGCAACTCAAGAAGACTCAAGACAGTACTGTGTAACCCTGCATATATTAGTTGATGTCTTCTGCATATATTTATAAGAAACTACAAGTAGCATATCCTGTGGAACGATCCCTTCCTTGTGTAGTTCAACCCCTTTATCACTTTATTCCTAATACCACAAAATGTTCAGAGACTACTcaacaaactatatatatatatatatcaaattatCATGATTTTATACATAGAAATATATAACAACAAACAAATCCAGGATATGCTTTGGAACAAAATCTCTCGGCAGATTATAATTTGCTGTATTACAATCAAAACTCCCTTCAGATTTCCTTTTGTTGGTTCTCATAATCTTACCTCCACGAATCAAGTAAAAAAGTTGCGAAAATGCCAAAGATTTTAGtatttttgtctcaactatctCAAATATTTAAAATGACGCAAATTattcatgtgaaatcatggTCCTCACACACCCTACATAAtaatccatatgaaatcatgtgtgTACATACacctcaacatttgagataactaGGACAAAAAACATTGAGATTCGTAAAACTTCTGAAAAAGTTAAGGCTATTACTTTACAAGTGTACGCAGGTCATTATAGTGTCATACAATTCATGATAAGGTAATTGAGAATTACAAgacgaaattttttttgaaaaagatgaaACTGCAGATTCTTATGCAATAGAAGATCCCCAAGCATGTTCTTCATCCCTGTTGTTAGTAACCTGCCTTTCATGCAACGAAGAGCCACCATTTTAAATgctcttcaaaaaaaaagaagaaaaaagaaagggtgGTTGCTTTCTTTATGCGCAAACTCGGAGCTGCGTTTACAGGTAGATTCTGTAATTTTTATGGGCCATATCCATGGAtactatataattatatatgcatatataggaAATAAAACATTTTATAATAAGCTGAGAGAGGTAGCTAGAagaagcaatttttttttgatggaatGATATATACGTGAAATGTCatcatatatagatagatactTGATATGTACATGAAATTCTGTCATCATATTTCATGGGATTAATCCAACAACAAATCAAATCCAATCAAAACAGAAGTAACAACAAACCGAACAAAAGTAGATATGATTAATCAATTAATCACAGAATTGAATCTAATACAATCAATTAATAAAAGTAGTTATTCCTTTTACTAGAACGCTCTTCAGAGTTCAGATGCTCGATCTCAGCTCCACCCGCTGAGATGTTCACCTCGCCTCGCTTCGATAGAGATGCTTTGCTGATTTACCACTTCCCTAACCGTATTTTTTATACGAATATCATCAATATACTTGCTAGGTGCATGTCATATGAAtgacatatatatttaaatgcAATAATGGTGTATCATAGTGCCGttcatttaaatatatatttttctttacgCGAGAAATCACATATACTATATTTCGGGCATGTATTGGGTGAACACATCATGAACCTAAGGTTTTGGTTATCAAGAGATGTACTTATAATATGTTTGTATTTATGTACTTTTTTTGCCTCACCTTTTTGTCTTTCTATTTTCAGGTTCTTACAGGGAAGGTGACACCCAGAAAGAAGTTTAACatccacatgtatatatatatatatatgtatacacacacgcgcacacacacacatatagtgTCAAAATGACTGAAGGCAATTCGAAAAGTTGATAGAGAATACATGCAGCGCATCAATTAGCTGTGGATGCTTCAGCATGTTCGATTCCGCTGCATGTTCGTCTTTCTGTGTTAAATGTATTCttgtttttttggtaagtgagCGGGGTGAGGGATTCGAACTTGGGTACCATCATCAAGTTGAGTATATGTCTTAACCACCTCGGTTAAGGGGTTGTTCGCGAGTTAAATGTATTCGTTTATCACGCTATGAAGAGGTACCTTAATTTGTGTACGTGTATATGTGAAGACTCGAGGTTTGCATTGCACGACTCAACTCCTTTCACCTCCATATATAACCATGTCCATGTCAAAAGTGCAAATCAGTGTTATTTAGTTATTAGGAAGTAGAAACTCAAGAGAGCTTTAATTTATATTGGCTAACCATCCATGCATGTACAATAATAAGTACTAAAActaacaaaaatagaaaatgaaggATCCGGGACTCTGCAATTCATTTAAAACtatagagtctacaatttgaatcaaaTGGTTTGAGTGCTTTGAGAGGTTTGTCTAACCACCTGGCTACCCCGCAATCCGCGATAATGATTGGAACTTGAGTACTCTCCatgttttgatttgaaattttatCTATCTGCGCTTGAATTATATATGAAGCAATAATGGCGTGCCAAGAAATTAAGATGGTCAACGAATCATGACCTTCCTGCATGGATATACAAATGTGTATATATAGCATGATACTTGTTAGGTATACCCATTTTATCTGGTAAAAAGAAAGGCAAAAAAAGGTTCAGCAAAAAATTTAATCCAAGTTAATCAAATGACAACTGACAAAGTAAAGGTGCACTTAAATACCTCGGTGAGTCGTTGTTGTAACAGCCCACCCCTCTCCGATCCAGTGAATATTATCATTTTTGCATCAGTCCATACTAGTCCACAAGGTTTTGTTCTCCTAAACCCTTATGCCCAGACAATGCATATACTCGGTTAAGAGATTTGAACTATTATATTCTACACTTCACCTTTTCTCTTATCCGACGTGGAATTTAGAGCACAACGCCCCTTCATCACTCGGTAGCTCGAACAACACCCATCAAACTTGACATTGTAGAGACTTGTGGCCCGCCCCTTTAAACCGGGTGCTACACTGGTAATGCGTAGAAATTATAGTTAATTAATAAGGAGAATTTAACTGTAGTAACTACGTGTTAATGCAGTCATGCAGAAGAATTACTGGGCAAATCCCCTTTGGCAGAAGGCACAATTCTATTCTATATACAAGAATGCATAAATTGTGTTAATTAATGGCTGCCTGCCAAAGGAGAAATTGCCCTGTAATATGCAGCTGCACCCATGAAAGTGTTGCGCTTGTAGAGATGATGCTCATGAGGCTTCATATTTATGGGAAACAAGAGAGGGCATATCCAATGGAACGATGcttattaatttttgttgtgttATTCATGGTTTTTCATATGAGTTTATTCCATCTATATACCATACTCAAAATTGTACAATATATAGAATCAAACCTTACATCTGCTTTGGACATGGAAGATGTGGGAGAATGTTCTCATGCAAATATGTACAACGTCCAAGTTCAGCAGTCggtatctcaattatcccaaTTGCTATGTTGTACGCAcatgattttatgtgcatcTTGTGGGACATATGGAGCTCATAAATTTACTTAGATCATGTGCGTATAACTCATCAACTTGGATAAATGGAATCGCAACTtctgggatctttatcattttcggtgGAGGCCTTCCATATTTTTCTCACGCGGGCTGTACACTATTGGACTGGAAAAGAGAAGATCTCCCGGCCCATGAAATTTTGACAGAGAGGCCCATTGATAAAACATTAATGCATGGGCAATATCTTATTGCAGCCTCTAGGTGCTTGTTGAAAGCAAACATTATCCATTGAAGAGTAGAACAAAGCTTTGGTAGAATCTACTAAATAGCCAAAGGGAGCCATTTAGTTCTTGTTAGTATTCAGAGCCTCGACCTGGATACTTGAGTCTGACCCCATTACGAATTCACCAAATCCCGCCTCCATTGCCACTTGTAAACCATAAAGCACTGCATAAGCCTCTGCAAAACTTGGATCAAAGCCACCTGAATAGCAACAGAAAATACTAAGAAAACAGCCCCATAATCATCTCTTAGGATAGCTCCCACACCGTTTGCCCTGTCTTCTTTGAAGGTTGTGCTATCAACGTTAAGCTTTAGACCCTTCTCAAAAGTGGTCACAGTTTCAAGTTCTGCGTGCTGTGAGGTCTGCATAATTTCTAATAAGTCGTCGGTCATATTGAACTTTGTAAACCGATGTCGGTTTGACAAGCGTCTTCTCTAACTGTGCACTTTGTTGGGGTCGCGGTAACAAACTCATCCTAAGGGCAATAGCTATGACTCAAGCCAAACATTTTGTAGCGGATGAGTATTCTTATGGTCACACCGATTAATAGTTGCTATATTGGTTGCTCATGCGCACACAGATGAAAAAGACAATCACAACAACAATTCATTCTTCTTCACTGGAGTTAGAAATTAGTCTCACATGTCGCAAAATCATAGCTTAAAGCATCAAATAGATTTTAATACAGGTTGCTAGCTAGTTGCTACACAAGCTTAGATCAAGTAAAAATCGGAACAGACTCAGCAGCTGTACCTTACGATCACACCATACATGTCGGTGTCTGTAAACAtacgtgtatgtatatataagcaGGTAGTAGGAAGAAAAACCTAATAGACAGACATCATAATTGAAGGCAATAGTGTAACATTGCATTCCTGATCAAGCTCTGTCTAAGTCAACAGTTTAGCAGAAAATTTCTGAAAGCAAAATAGTGATCTATCATGGCCTATCTCCTACTGTAGGCATATATGAGAAGATTTTACACAACAATGGGGTACATAGGAAGGGATGCAGCAATTCAGACCAGCCACATCTCATGaagaatcaaatttagactacaATTCTAGCTTGAGCAGCACCCTCCTTTCTTCATAGCAGAAACATCTTTACTGACGTCAATTTTCTCTCCTCTTGATGGAACAGCTGCAGCAGCTCCATCTTCACCACTCTCCATCGTCTTCTTGATTACAATATGGTATATCTGAGTAAGCACTTCAGCAAATGCATTGTCCACATTGGTTGCTTCCAGAGCAGAAGTTTCCATGAAGTAGAGAGACTCTCTCTCAGCAAAAGATTTTCCATCATCAGTTGAGACGGCAAGTAGGTGACGAAGATCTGATTTATTACCAATGAGCATTACCACAATGTTGGGATCTGTGTGATCCCTCAGCTCCCTTAACCATCTCTCAACATTCTCAAATGTGGAGTGCCGAGTGACATCATAGACGAGCAGTGCACCAACAGCTCCTCGATAATAAGCACTAGTTATGGCACGGTATCTATGACCTCAAAAGATATATTTAAATGAAAAGGAAGCgggaaaaaagtgaaaacagGTGATTGATGTAAATGAGACATACAAAAACAGGACTTTATCATACAAAGGCCAATATTTAAGCCTAATGGGGAAACATCACCATAACATTCAAGAAGATCTTCCTCAGGACCACAATATCCAAACATACTCACAACAGCACAAGATATCTGACATGAGGAAGCCCCTACGAAGCCATCAGGTTTGCTAAATGCCACGTAAACATAAATCAGAACTGCTATGAACTGCCCAagctccaaagtccaaacatcaAAGAAATCATCACAAGAACCATGTATCGATGGAACCAAGAGTCAAATGACCAgattaaattcatcaaaaaaatccTATTTGGTGTCCTACTGTCCTTCAACATATGGGTGCAGAATTGTTAACTTTACAcacctctccctctccctaaTGACAAAGGGTTGTCACCATCCAtctcaaatcatccaaatcaaAGATTACCTTGCCATCACAAGCCttctcattccctccaaatAATCCAACAAAGACAATTTTTTTAAAGCAGTCCAACAAAGACAATTTAGTGGTTTGAGTATACAAAGGCAGTAATGGTGCTGATTGCTGGTGATTGTGGTCGTGTAAATGCAATAACTCAAGGGCTAGAGGGTGTCATTGTGTAATAAGTGGCTCAGTCTTGCCAGAATCAGGAAACTACGAATAGGAGTCCAGATCAGAATTtgggaaaagaaacaaaaaacatgaTTAAGTTTGCCAAAATTTATGTTTAGAAGACCACCAAGAGGTGCCACCCAAACACAATCGTCCGAATATATTACACATTTACGTCCAAAAGCATGCTTAGATATAATCCTAATCCCACATGCCATTGATGCCAAAAGGTCCATTATTTAACAATCAACCcataataaaacataataaaattattttgagaaCGAAAATTGATATTTGATTGTTTTCAACTTCAAGGCCTGCATGCCAAGGAATTTGTCATTTTGAGGAGAAATGATGCAGGAATCCTTATTAGAAGAGAATTTCCTTTAAATTAAGTTTTGTAGGAATCCCTCTTAGAAAAGTATTTCCTTTAAATTACGTAATTTTAAATAGTCAAGGAATCCTTTGTAGAGAAGCTTTTCCTTTTAGTTAGGTCTTTTTTTAAGTCATTATGTATGTCTGTGTCAGTTACGAATCCTAGCTGTAAACCTCTATTTAAATGCTTGTTTGCCTCAGAAATAAAAGGAGAGTTTTATGCAAAATTGCTATAGGAATATTCCTTACACATGCTCGGTGAGAGACTAAGAGGGGAAGATAAGTTTATCCAATCCTACCTAAGAAATGAAGGGGAAATTTTATTCGACTTAGCAGTTTAAGTTTTTGTTCTTGCTTGCTGAATGTTCTGTTTCAGTTTTAAGAAATCTAGGAATTAAGAATTTCTATCCTAGGGTTCTTGGATAATCTATAAGTACTTTTTTCCTGTCCAGAAAAATCCATGATACACAATAATtgaaattaataaaatgaaacaaacaattaGACTAAAAAATCGCACCTTCTATTGCCTCAAACTCAACAGATGAGTCTATTGGACTATTGATCATGGGACTAAATTCCCTTTATTCCAGTCAGAATTTCAAGTTACAGCCTTTAACATCAGTGAACATGTAAGCTCAAGacagagcatcaaagttgaaGCCAATCTCACAAAGTTCTTAATATAATTGCTACAACTATTTTTATATAAAGAATTAGACTTTCGAAATATCTACTAATGCTGCTTCAAGGGAAATATGCAACTCGACATGTCACTCTCTGAAACAGAATTCAGTCTACGCAAAGAAAAATATGGCAACTATACCAACAGCAAGCTGCACACAAACGCAACCACAATAGTAGGAAGCAAAACACAGCAATCCATCCAAAATGCAAAGCTTTGAAATATCAGTTCAAACCCATTGTCAAGGAAATCATACAAAGTGGGGAAAAGCTGCAAACTTTCAAGATCTACAAGTTCACTCGGGTAAAACAATTTGCTAAAAAGGGAAAAGCAAATCTTCTGAAAATCTTGTAACTCTCCAAATTAATTTTATCAACTGAACCGCATAGGGTGAAAGTACAATACCTAAGGCAAATTTGATGGGGAATCAAACACCAACAGACCCCAAAAAACTTAAAATATCATTTCATCTACCTATTAGCAAACAAACAACTACTAAAAGTTCAAAAGCACTGAAACTAACGAAAAAGCCAAGCAACCCCCTAGATCTCAAAAAAGGCCTTAAAACTACGCATGTACAAGCAAGCGTTACCCAGATCATAAAGAGTCACCAAAATCACATTATAGTTAAGAGAAGTTCAGGAAGCAGCAACAGTATTCAAAGGGCAAAGAACAATCCAGATCAGAAAGACGGAAAGTAACTTATTTAAATAGAAAAATGGGTCTAACCTTTCTTGACCAGCAGTGTCCCAAATCTGAGCCTTGATAACCTTGCCATCAACGTTCAAACTGCGAGTAGCGAACTCCACACCGATTGTGGACTTGGACTCGAGGCTGAACTCGTTGCGAGTGAACCTGGAAAGCAGGTTGGACTTGCCAACACCGGAATCACCGATTAGGACCACCTTGAAGAGGTAATCGTAGTCATCCTCCGCTCTATACCCCGCCATTGTCACCTCCTCCTTCCGTAcaaccaacaacaacaacagaaaGAGAGAGCGCTGGAGATAAATGGAGCTTTCAAGGTTTATGGGAAGATCTCACTTTCCTTTTATTTCTTCGTTTAATTCTAGGAAATATTTTGAATTCGATTCGTTTCGGAGCGATTTGAAAATGGAAGAAGAGACTCCTGTCGGCTTCGCTTTACAAAAGTTGGCATTTTCGATGACCATAATGACCTTTAAAGAGAGTCTCCAAATGAGTAACGTTGGGGGTATATTTGTCATTTGGTTTAGCTGTGCTTAGGCTTAGCTTGCTAAGAAAAagtgcactaaaatgatggtttAGTGAGTCAAAATCATTAGTTATCGGAGCTAATTAAGCAGGATGGGCCAAGTTGGATCGTAATTACCGTACTTGCAACCCAGGCCCATTTATGTCTGTTAGGAGGCCTTAGATCCAAGAAAATCAGGCTAAATTCGGGCTGGGCTCTCAAGAATCCCTGTAGGTGTAGTCTACTTCCAAAAGTGAGCCCAGATGTCCTTGTTTCTTGTTAGCAAAGCGAGGCCATGCAATAGAAATTAGTAAATTACtacaattttaataaaaaaaatgcatgatcCCATCTTAATAAACATATTTAAACGCCTATAATTAAAACTGCGATAACTTCTATTGCAAAAGGCCTTGACCAAATCATGGTAGGGTGGTAGACTGTCGGAGTGAATAAACCAGAGTGACTTACTAGGAAGTCACTAATCACCTAGACACATGAAAAAGAAGGCTTTGTCTAATCTCAATTTGTATCTTCAATGTTCCAAAGTGCACCCACCATACTAAACTCCAAAACCTTGTACATTGCTTAGGGTCCACAAAAAGAATGTGTGATTCGATGTCCACGAAACACAGACTCCGTTTGGATAAAATAAACTTTTCACAAACTCCAATTGGGTACTCTCCAAATGTGGTGAATAGGCCCCTTAACTTGGCAACTGATAAAACAACCTTTAGTTTATGCCACCCATGGCCCCTCTCTCTATGATTGTATACAGCCATACACGTCTTTATCAAATTAACCATACATTGATACATTTAAAAAACCACTTAACAATAATTTAATTGATTATCTTTTTAAACTTAGAGCCTATGGAGCTCGAGGTCGGGAGTTCGAAACAATCAATTGGgatattttcttgtgaaatcaTGCATTTATGGGTTTTTCCCTTGGGTTTCACCCTAGTCTTACGTATCGCCAATGTGATACAAATTGTTCTAATAGCCCAAGGTTTACCCTTGCTCAGTTGTTCGAAAAACATGTTTTGTGAGCTTTTCCCACTTCCGAGCCTCTACCCGCATGGGTTTCACCCTAGTTTTACGTTGTCAATAATGTGGTGCAAGCTGTTATGATGGCTCCAGATTTACGCTCACGTAGTTGTCCGAATGACATGTTAGACTGGATGGTTactcaattaccaaaaaaaaatctgaaaacaAGATATTTTAGTTCCTCAAACCTCAACACAACACACCCAACTCTTTTCCTTCATTATCTCTCATATACCCTTTGTGCTGGTCCTAAAATTTTGATTCTACAATGTCCACTGaagtttcatcatcatcatcaccttcaCAGCAAATTGAGTCAAATTCGCCACGGAGAGTACAGATGGTGTCCAAGTCTGTGTCGCAACGACTACTTGAGAAATTCTTTGATGCATCTGAGTATGACTTTGATTATGAGCAGAGTGGATTGTGGTCTCCACCAGTCAAAAGGAGTGCATTCATGAGCTCACCTGGTATAATTTTAACCCAAGAAGACATGCTTGGAAGACTCAGAGATGTAATGGAAGCTCGCCGCCGCCGCGCCAGAAGATACAGAGTTTGCTTCAATGTATGAGCCACCATTGCCTCCTCTGCAATCATGAATTAAATCAATATTATTTTCagggttttctttttctacatATACACGAACTTCTATATTTTCAGGCATGTTGGTGATCTATAAAAGGCATATGTTGAAAGTCTTGAAGAACTATTGTTCTCTGCAAAACTGTTCTTACTTCTTACTACTTAGTAATTCCAAGAAATTATACCTCAttttatatatgaaaataaaGATTCTAACTTTTCAAAATATGAGTTTTCTCCAGCATTGAACTGTTCCAACAATATTGGAACTTATTGTTCTGTATGCATATAGATAATATGTTGGGGAATCCAAAGCTACCACAAAATTTTTGTATGCTAGCAATGTCAATATGATATAAGAATATCAAACAGCAATACAGCATGATGAGATATTCACACCCACCATGTTTGCACCAAATTGCCATGATTAAGTCTTGTTGGAATTAAATCCATGATATGGTTATCAATTAAGACCAATTATGAAGTCTGAAAACAGTTGAGGGAAAATTATAGTAGTAGTAAATATtcctatcattttttttttggtaatgtaGAACCCACTTAGCTGCCCACCAGACAACTAGCTGGTAAATCCTGGGCCAAATGGAAGACCCCTCAACCTTCCGCATTTACAAAGCGTTTATCACAGTCAACTTTACCATCTCAACCAAACCTTTGTTTCCAGTAATCATAAAGTCTACATGCACAAAGCAAAGAACCAGGAAGGGGTAACAGGCAGCCTATAGTGGCCCAAAAAATAGGTTTCAAAATCTATCAAACGAGAGCATCACAGATCCATAAGCCATGCTGTTGCATCTCTGCATCTTACGGCCTTTTTAAAATCCAAGTGTATCTTCATCTTGAAACTAGGGATTAACCAttctttatacatatatatcatatacaAACCAGAACAAGAACGTGAGAGAAGCTGACAGAGAAATTGGGCCCTATCTCTGACTAAATAAGAGATGCCAGGGAGTTACTATACTGCCATGAAGCCCCACCTTTCAGTTTCACTGTCCTACAGATTCAACCCATGtaatatttttcttcaattttctttaattttattcttcaCGTTTTTCCGAAGTTGCTGAGTTAAATGGAATAAATTTACCAAAAGAAATCAACTACAGCAAAAAATCATTGAAAGTTAATGGAAAGTAACTGTAAAAGAAAGCTTGACcggaaaagaacaaagaaaaagaaccatGT of Tripterygium wilfordii isolate XIE 37 chromosome 13, ASM1340144v1, whole genome shotgun sequence contains these proteins:
- the LOC120012947 gene encoding ras-related protein RABA1d-like, whose protein sequence is MAGYRAEDDYDYLFKVVLIGDSGVGKSNLLSRFTRNEFSLESKSTIGVEFATRSLNVDGKVIKAQIWDTAGQERYRAITSAYYRGAVGALLVYDVTRHSTFENVERWLRELRDHTDPNIVVMLIGNKSDLRHLLAVSTDDGKSFAERESLYFMETSALEATNVDNAFAEVLTQIYHIVIKKTMESGEDGAAAAVPSRGEKIDVSKDVSAMKKGGCCSS